The Heyndrickxia vini genome contains a region encoding:
- the brnQ gene encoding branched-chain amino acid transport system II carrier protein, with product MTKKESFTFIIAIGFMLFALFFGAGNLIFPVMLGQSAGTAIWSANAGFVITGVGLPLLGVLALGFSGKSDLRSLASRAHPIFGLIFTTILYLAIGPLFAIPRTGSVSFEIGVKPFLPAHVSFIPLLLFTVLFFGITCYFALNTSKIVDIVGRILTPLLLIFIGILIVTAVIHPMGKLSMPTEYYMNHSFFKGFQEGYLTMDTLAAFVFGIIVIQAIKDKGISGKGKIMMTCLKAGLIAAGLLAIIYTTLSFIGASSVEELGILDNGATILAGVSHHYFGQYGRILLGFIVVAACLTTSIGLISSSAIYFHKMFPMVSYKLFTIILSIVSTIFANVGLMKLISISEPILVAIYPLAICLIFLTFFHSLFKGKSEVYICSLLFTFIISVFDGLKATGIQIHSIDQLLSRIIPLYTVGMGWLLPAIIGGIIGYIISMLKRKKHKCNN from the coding sequence ATGACGAAGAAAGAATCATTTACATTTATAATAGCGATTGGCTTTATGCTATTCGCTTTATTTTTTGGAGCGGGAAATTTAATTTTTCCAGTTATGCTCGGTCAATCAGCAGGTACAGCGATTTGGTCGGCAAATGCAGGGTTTGTGATAACTGGTGTTGGTTTACCTCTACTAGGAGTACTTGCGTTAGGATTCTCTGGTAAAAGCGATTTAAGATCGCTTGCGAGTCGAGCGCATCCAATTTTTGGATTGATTTTTACAACTATTCTTTATTTAGCGATTGGTCCGCTATTTGCTATACCAAGGACCGGGAGCGTTTCATTTGAAATTGGTGTTAAGCCTTTTCTGCCTGCTCATGTAAGCTTTATACCATTATTACTATTTACTGTACTTTTTTTCGGAATAACGTGCTATTTTGCTTTAAATACATCGAAAATTGTGGACATAGTAGGTAGAATATTAACTCCTTTGTTATTAATTTTTATTGGAATATTGATTGTAACGGCAGTCATTCATCCGATGGGGAAATTAAGTATGCCCACGGAGTATTATATGAATCATTCTTTTTTTAAAGGCTTCCAAGAAGGCTATTTAACAATGGATACATTAGCTGCTTTTGTTTTTGGAATTATTGTCATTCAAGCCATTAAAGATAAAGGGATATCAGGTAAAGGAAAAATTATGATGACCTGTTTGAAGGCGGGATTAATTGCGGCGGGTCTCCTAGCAATCATTTACACCACTCTATCCTTTATTGGTGCGTCAAGTGTTGAAGAACTGGGCATATTAGATAATGGTGCAACAATCTTGGCTGGTGTATCTCATCATTATTTTGGCCAATATGGACGGATATTACTAGGATTTATTGTAGTTGCTGCATGTTTAACAACGAGTATCGGCTTAATATCTTCTAGTGCTATCTATTTTCATAAGATGTTTCCAATGGTGTCCTATAAACTATTCACTATCATCTTGTCTATAGTTAGTACAATATTTGCTAATGTTGGATTAATGAAATTAATTAGCATTTCAGAACCAATTCTCGTTGCGATTTACCCATTAGCTATCTGTTTAATTTTCTTAACATTCTTTCATTCACTTTTCAAAGGGAAATCGGAAGTATATATATGTAGTTTATTATTTACATTTATCATTAGTGTTTTTGACGGGTTGAAAGCAACAGGCATTCAAATTCATTCAATTGATCAGCTGTTATCTAGAATTATCCCTTTATATACTGTTGGTATGGGGTGGCTGCTTCCTGCTATAATTGGAGGAATAATTGGATATATAATTAGCATGCTAAAAAGAAAGAAACATAAGTGTAACAATTGA
- a CDS encoding MetQ/NlpA family ABC transporter substrate-binding protein translates to MKKTILLSVIAVFIFSLLAACGKETSGNSKVVTIGVTGSDGQMWDIIKEKAKKEGITIKLKEFSDYTIPNQALADGDIDLNAFQHIAFLNQFKEEHKLDITPIGTTQIAPMGMFSDKYKSPKEIPAGGEIAIPNDPSNQARALLLLQSAGLIKLKDDFGLFGDPTGIIDNPKKLKITPVVAQQTPRVLKDVAASVINNGVAGQAGLNITKESIYLEDPNSDSVKPYINIIAARSKDKDNKTYEKIIKIYHSKEVEEAVKKDTKGGSIVVDMPIQDLESIIK, encoded by the coding sequence GTGAAAAAGACAATTTTATTAAGTGTTATTGCAGTATTTATCTTTTCCCTTTTAGCTGCTTGCGGAAAAGAAACGAGTGGCAACTCTAAAGTGGTGACCATTGGTGTAACAGGGTCGGATGGACAAATGTGGGATATTATTAAGGAAAAAGCAAAAAAAGAAGGGATTACGATTAAGTTAAAAGAGTTCTCGGATTATACGATCCCTAACCAGGCATTAGCAGATGGAGACATCGATTTAAATGCATTTCAACATATTGCTTTCTTAAATCAATTCAAAGAAGAACATAAATTAGATATTACACCAATTGGAACAACACAAATTGCTCCTATGGGAATGTTTTCAGACAAATACAAATCACCAAAGGAAATTCCTGCAGGCGGAGAGATTGCTATTCCGAATGATCCGTCTAACCAGGCACGAGCCTTATTATTGTTACAATCAGCGGGTTTAATCAAATTGAAAGATGATTTCGGCCTTTTCGGTGATCCAACTGGAATCATAGATAATCCAAAAAAGTTAAAGATTACCCCTGTTGTTGCACAACAGACTCCACGAGTATTAAAAGATGTTGCTGCGTCGGTAATTAATAATGGTGTGGCGGGCCAAGCCGGACTGAATATTACGAAAGAATCCATTTATTTAGAGGATCCCAATAGTGATTCGGTAAAACCTTATATCAATATTATTGCTGCACGTTCGAAAGATAAAGATAATAAGACATACGAAAAAATTATAAAGATCTATCATAGCAAAGAAGTGGAAGAGGCGGTTAAAAAGGATACAAAAGGCGGATCAATTGTAGTGGATATGCCAATTCAAGACCTTGAAAGTATCATTAAATAG
- a CDS encoding M20 family metallopeptidase, with translation MTIQTKSLRGVINQSIEEAKQLYIETSHKIHRKPEIGNQEYFASKTLTEILENAGFTVTRNVAGHETGFVARKAAVKNGPKIAFLAEYDALPGLGHACGHNIIGTTSVAAGIALAKVIDETGGEVIVFGTPAEEGGPNGSAKGSFVKHGLLEGIDVALMIHPSGKTSLTSPSLAVDPLDFHFYGKAAHASGSPEKGINALDAVIQLFNGINALRQQLPTDVRIHGIITHGGDAPNIIPEYASARFFIRASTWKRAEGISKKVRNIAEGAALATGSTVKIERFQNEVHDFIINDSLDRIVGEELSLLGEKVFSEKGKGIGSTDAGNISHVVPTAHPHIKIGPDDLIGHTNEFRECAGSLEGDKALITGAKALAFTGFRLLTDSRLLAEIRADFEARNIE, from the coding sequence ATGACAATCCAAACGAAAAGTTTAAGAGGGGTAATTAATCAAAGTATTGAAGAGGCTAAACAATTGTATATTGAAACAAGTCACAAAATCCATAGAAAACCTGAAATTGGAAACCAAGAATATTTCGCATCAAAAACATTAACCGAAATTCTTGAGAATGCTGGATTTACTGTAACACGTAATGTAGCTGGACATGAAACAGGATTTGTTGCAAGAAAAGCAGCAGTTAAAAATGGTCCGAAAATCGCCTTTTTAGCTGAATATGATGCATTGCCGGGTTTAGGTCATGCATGTGGACATAATATTATCGGCACGACAAGTGTTGCTGCTGGCATTGCCTTAGCAAAAGTAATTGATGAAACAGGCGGTGAAGTGATTGTTTTTGGAACACCCGCAGAAGAAGGAGGGCCAAATGGCAGTGCAAAAGGAAGTTTTGTCAAACATGGATTGCTGGAGGGAATCGATGTCGCGCTTATGATTCATCCATCCGGAAAAACAAGTTTAACGTCTCCGTCTCTTGCAGTCGACCCTCTTGATTTTCATTTTTACGGGAAAGCGGCACATGCTTCGGGTTCACCCGAAAAGGGAATAAATGCGCTAGATGCTGTTATTCAATTGTTTAATGGTATTAATGCATTGCGCCAGCAACTACCTACAGATGTACGGATTCACGGCATCATTACTCATGGTGGTGATGCACCTAATATTATTCCAGAATATGCTTCTGCTAGATTTTTTATACGTGCCAGTACATGGAAACGAGCCGAGGGAATTTCAAAGAAAGTCCGAAACATTGCCGAAGGGGCAGCTCTTGCAACAGGCAGCACAGTAAAAATAGAACGATTCCAAAATGAAGTACATGATTTTATCATTAACGATTCTCTTGATCGAATTGTTGGGGAAGAACTATCTTTATTAGGAGAAAAAGTTTTTTCTGAAAAAGGGAAAGGAATTGGATCAACAGATGCAGGTAATATTAGCCATGTTGTGCCAACCGCCCATCCACATATCAAAATTGGACCGGATGATTTAATTGGTCATACGAATGAATTTCGTGAATGTGCAGGCTCATTAGAAGGGGATAAAGCGTTAATAACTGGGGCGAAGGCATTAGCATTCACAGGATTTCGTCTATTAACAGATTCACGCTTGCTTGCAGAAATTCGTGCAGATTTCGAAGCAAGAAATATAGAATAG
- a CDS encoding LCP family protein, producing MSSRLNKKKRKVRKGRIALFIIVLLIIGIAGFAYSQYKAGVNQAGKGIDKQENIEFNGKKDKNGRVNFLLLGIDKRKNETKSHTDTIMVAQYDPKNDDIKIISLMRDMFVDVPGYKKWKINTAFFLDGPELLRKTIQQNFGLDVQYYVMVDFKGFEKVVDTLAPNGIEIDVEKRMSKNIGVTLEPGVQKLNGKELLGYARFRHDAEGDFGRVARQQKVINALKNEVLSVNGITKAPKLFGTVQPYIQTNMGTKDSIALVTKVLLNKPDKINTLTVPVKNSYTNGYSDYAGAVLEVDLEKNRQAIDNFLNGTSKEETNTTDQQSNP from the coding sequence ATGAGCTCAAGATTAAATAAGAAAAAAAGAAAAGTACGTAAAGGAAGAATCGCCCTTTTCATCATTGTCTTATTAATTATCGGTATAGCAGGCTTTGCTTATTCGCAATACAAAGCAGGTGTGAATCAAGCTGGTAAAGGAATAGATAAACAAGAAAATATTGAGTTTAATGGAAAAAAGGATAAAAACGGAAGAGTCAACTTCCTTTTATTAGGAATTGATAAGCGGAAAAACGAAACAAAGTCACATACAGATACGATTATGGTCGCACAGTATGACCCTAAAAATGATGATATTAAAATCATTTCATTAATGCGTGATATGTTTGTAGATGTTCCCGGTTATAAAAAGTGGAAAATCAATACAGCGTTTTTCTTGGATGGTCCTGAACTACTTCGAAAAACGATTCAGCAGAATTTCGGCCTTGATGTCCAATATTATGTCATGGTAGATTTCAAAGGTTTTGAAAAAGTGGTTGATACTCTTGCTCCAAACGGAATCGAAATCGATGTGGAGAAAAGAATGTCCAAAAATATCGGTGTGACATTAGAACCTGGGGTGCAAAAGTTAAACGGGAAAGAATTGCTTGGCTATGCACGATTTAGACATGATGCAGAAGGTGACTTCGGGCGTGTAGCTCGACAACAAAAAGTGATTAATGCGTTAAAAAATGAAGTACTTAGTGTGAATGGTATTACAAAAGCTCCTAAGCTTTTTGGAACAGTACAGCCATATATTCAAACGAATATGGGGACTAAGGATAGTATTGCTCTAGTTACGAAAGTATTATTAAATAAACCGGATAAGATTAATACGTTAACTGTTCCAGTCAAGAATTCTTATACAAATGGCTATTCAGACTACGCTGGTGCAGTATTAGAAGTCGATCTTGAAAAAAACAGACAAGCCATTGATAACTTTTTAAATGGTACGTCGAAAGAAGAAACCAATACAACGGATCAACAATCTAATCCGTAA